In Dehalococcoidia bacterium, one DNA window encodes the following:
- the rpmB gene encoding 50S ribosomal protein L28 translates to MAGKCDICGKSTVFGRNIRHRHAGRWERKAPRTNRVFRPNVHKQTIRVNGAAVKVNICTRCLRTLTKAPAAL, encoded by the coding sequence ATGGCCGGGAAGTGCGATATCTGTGGCAAGAGCACCGTATTCGGGCGCAACATACGTCACCGTCACGCCGGACGGTGGGAGCGGAAGGCGCCGCGAACAAACCGCGTGTTCCGACCGAACGTCCACAAGCAGACGATACGCGTTAATGGCGCGGCTGTGAAGGTCAACATCTGCACTCGCTGCCTGCGCACCCTCACCAAAGCCCCTGCCGCCCTTTGA
- the argH gene encoding argininosuccinate lyase — MANKEQGPARKAGRGKKPWSGRFAAKTHPLVDIYTSSLGVDSALYRQDIRASIAHARMLARQRIIPRADADAIVRGLREIEREIEKGEFPFDESLEDIHTNIEARLKEKIGGAADRLHTARSRNDQVATDLRLFLKERVAEIMGAIRVLQMTIIKVGERHIDAVMPGYTHLQRAQPVLFAHHLLAYFEMLERDLERFGDCFSRADVLPLGSGALAGVPYPIDRGAVASELGFADISRNSIDAVSDRDFALEFLFDAAVCMMHLSRLAEEIVLWSSAEFGFIELDDAFATGSSIMPQKKNPDVAELARARTGRVYGRLAGLLATLKGLPLSYNRDLQEDKEPLLDAHQAVVSTLIVFAPLLQTMRVNEERMRAAAAGGYALATDLADYLARKGVPFRQAHEAVGKLVKYAQRKGKELSELTLAEYRRFSPLFDEDALRLDLEASLKSRDIPGGTAPRQVRQALREERERLQKELEER, encoded by the coding sequence GTGGCGAACAAGGAGCAAGGACCGGCGCGAAAGGCCGGCCGCGGCAAGAAGCCCTGGAGCGGGCGCTTCGCCGCCAAAACGCACCCGCTGGTCGACATCTACACGTCGTCCCTGGGCGTCGACTCCGCGCTCTACCGCCAAGACATCCGCGCGTCTATCGCCCACGCCCGCATGCTCGCCCGGCAGCGAATCATCCCCAGGGCCGACGCCGACGCCATCGTCCGCGGCCTGCGGGAGATCGAGCGCGAGATCGAAAAGGGTGAGTTCCCCTTCGACGAGAGCCTCGAGGACATACACACTAACATCGAGGCGCGCCTCAAGGAGAAGATAGGCGGGGCCGCCGACCGCCTGCACACCGCGCGCTCCCGCAACGACCAGGTGGCCACCGACCTGCGCCTGTTCCTCAAGGAGCGCGTCGCCGAGATCATGGGGGCCATCCGCGTCCTGCAGATGACTATTATCAAGGTCGGGGAGCGCCACATCGACGCCGTCATGCCGGGTTACACGCACCTCCAGAGGGCGCAGCCGGTGCTCTTCGCCCACCACCTGCTTGCCTATTTCGAGATGCTGGAACGGGACCTCGAGCGCTTCGGCGACTGCTTTTCGCGCGCCGACGTCCTCCCGCTGGGAAGCGGCGCCCTCGCGGGGGTGCCCTACCCCATCGACCGCGGTGCGGTGGCAAGCGAGCTCGGCTTTGCCGACATCAGCCGCAACAGCATCGACGCCGTCTCCGACCGCGACTTCGCGCTGGAGTTCCTCTTCGACGCCGCGGTCTGCATGATGCACCTCTCGCGTCTCGCCGAAGAGATCGTCCTCTGGTCGAGCGCGGAGTTCGGCTTTATCGAGCTCGACGACGCCTTCGCCACCGGCTCCAGTATCATGCCGCAGAAGAAGAACCCCGACGTGGCGGAGCTGGCGCGCGCCCGTACCGGCCGCGTCTACGGGCGGCTCGCCGGGCTGCTCGCGACCCTCAAGGGCCTGCCCCTTTCCTACAACCGCGACCTGCAGGAGGACAAGGAGCCGCTGCTCGACGCTCACCAGGCCGTGGTGTCCACGCTGATCGTCTTCGCGCCCCTGCTGCAAACGATGCGGGTCAACGAGGAGCGGATGCGCGCCGCGGCGGCCGGCGGCTATGCCCTCGCCACCGATCTCGCCGACTACCTGGCGCGAAAGGGCGTGCCGTTCCGGCAGGCGCACGAGGCCGTCGGCAAGCTCGTGAAGTATGCGCAGCGCAAGGGCAAGGAGCTTTCGGAGCTAACGCTCGCCGAGTACCGGCGTTTCTCGCCCTTGTTCGACGAGGACGCGCTGCGGCTCGACCTCGAAGCGTCGCTGAAGTCGAGGGACATCCCCGGTGGCACGGCGCCCCGCCAGGTGCGACAGGCCCTGCGCGAAGAGCGCGAGCGGCTGCAGAAGGAGCTCGAAGAACGGTGA
- the rpe gene encoding ribulose-phosphate 3-epimerase, which produces MTATIKIAPSILAADYTRLGEQLQAAEAAGADYIHVDVMDGRFVPNITIGPLIVRAARRATGLPLDVHLMIEEPERHIDAFADAGADILTVHPEATPHVHRALEQIRRRNVKAGIALNPGTPVAAAEEMLAELDLVLVMSVDPGFGGQEFIAGVLPKVRRLRRLLDEQGLRAELEMDGGITVDTAPACVEAGARVLVAGTAVFNEKSTVEENIKRLRESVVRA; this is translated from the coding sequence GTGACCGCAACCATCAAGATCGCCCCCTCCATCCTTGCAGCGGACTACACGCGGTTGGGCGAGCAGTTGCAGGCCGCCGAAGCGGCGGGCGCCGACTACATCCACGTCGACGTCATGGACGGACGCTTTGTCCCCAACATTACAATCGGGCCGCTTATCGTCAGGGCGGCGCGCCGCGCCACCGGCCTCCCGCTCGACGTCCACCTCATGATCGAGGAGCCGGAGCGCCACATCGACGCGTTCGCGGACGCGGGCGCGGACATCCTGACAGTGCACCCGGAGGCGACGCCCCACGTTCACCGGGCGCTAGAGCAGATCAGGCGCCGCAACGTGAAGGCGGGCATCGCTCTCAACCCGGGTACGCCGGTCGCCGCCGCCGAGGAGATGCTGGCGGAGCTCGACCTCGTGCTGGTTATGAGCGTCGACCCCGGGTTCGGCGGGCAGGAGTTCATAGCCGGCGTGCTGCCGAAGGTGCGGCGTCTGCGGCGATTGCTCGACGAGCAGGGGCTGCGCGCGGAGCTGGAGATGGACGGGGGGATCACGGTCGATACGGCGCCGGCGTGCGTGGAGGCGGGAGCGCGGGTGCTGGTGGCGGGCACCGCCGTCTTCAACGAGAAATCGACCGTCGAGGAGAACATCAAGCGACTGCGCGAAAGCGTTGTACGAGCGTGA
- a CDS encoding DUF3800 domain-containing protein, with the protein MLVFIDQSGDVHPSATTLRPVLAAVCIDQARSRDLSRQMFNMKKRLTENPENFELKGHKLLTRTTFEKRAAKRELVESTFELIRNIDLTLFAIVMERPTVVPLLQPGMLPNQYRYILQRVALLLDAQSHDDMALLIFDGQGPNFGRDLSSAISGFLFKHPEGQSYSRIVETPLFVDSRITPGIQIADMVASCVRHFQENELHRRPLPAGDTFLSAIQRYYRCVQQKSIDLQNDRGVVFHGIYFMPERHLHEERLAEDVGGEVQGLEPNGWTVGTEK; encoded by the coding sequence GTGCTGGTCTTCATCGATCAAAGCGGCGATGTTCATCCTAGCGCCACAACGCTCAGGCCCGTGCTTGCGGCCGTTTGCATCGATCAGGCCAGAAGTCGGGACCTCAGTCGGCAGATGTTCAACATGAAGAAGAGGCTGACCGAAAACCCGGAGAACTTCGAACTGAAAGGGCACAAGCTGCTAACCCGCACCACATTCGAAAAGAGGGCGGCTAAGCGGGAACTCGTGGAGTCGACATTTGAACTTATCAGGAATATTGATCTGACGCTTTTTGCAATCGTTATGGAAAGGCCCACCGTTGTTCCCTTGCTTCAACCCGGGATGCTACCAAACCAGTACCGATACATTCTGCAGCGCGTTGCCCTCCTGCTAGACGCTCAGTCTCACGATGACATGGCACTGTTGATATTCGACGGTCAAGGCCCCAACTTCGGGCGAGATCTCTCGTCGGCAATAAGCGGCTTCTTGTTCAAACATCCGGAAGGCCAATCCTATAGCCGCATTGTAGAGACACCCCTGTTCGTCGATTCCCGAATCACGCCGGGCATTCAGATCGCCGACATGGTGGCGTCGTGCGTGCGGCATTTCCAGGAGAACGAGCTTCATCGGCGGCCGCTACCAGCCGGAGACACATTCCTGTCCGCCATCCAGCGATACTATCGCTGTGTTCAACAGAAGAGCATAGACCTACAAAACGACCGGGGAGTAGTCTTCCACGGAATTTACTTCATGCCAGAACGGCACTTGCACGAGGAGCGTTTGGCAGAAGACGTGGGAGGAGAGGTTCAAGGACTGGAGCCCAACGGGTGGACGGTGGGCACAGAAAAATAG